A genomic window from Prunus persica cultivar Lovell chromosome G2, Prunus_persica_NCBIv2, whole genome shotgun sequence includes:
- the LOC18786558 gene encoding alpha-humulene 10-hydroxylase, producing the protein MALSSSCGSDALLAILSHSRSEACNRVLLRDLANREFNAFLWFSLIAVTAFLLSRVVKLLCLWAKARSIPGPPCPSFYGHCKLISRENFTEVLSDLHKKYGSVVKLWLGPTKLLVSIKDPNLIKEMLLKAADKLPLTGRAFHLPFGRSSLFASPFEKVQKGREALFTELTGKFPERENVVCTKAVDCILERIQNFMAKGSVESKMVSQHMAFTMLGATLFGDEFLAWSKATVYEELFMMIAKDACLWTSYNVTPFWKHGFWKYQSLCTKLKCLTQDIIQQCKKNYMLFGHMDHNLRDETEILGKEVASDGPSCSEVVIVDALFFQELNGHLNATEEEPCGNLMRIMFHGCLTTARLINNILVSLGMHPQIQDKIYSEITMARNGSIKKDQLNVDKMLLLLATIYESARLVPAGSLLQRCSLTHDLNLKSGVTIPAGAGLVVPVQLVQMDDCSWGNDANEFNPYRFLSKPGKGSDIMLNKSVSGAAENIVNPVECSFSLNDPNANTAFLPFGYGLHACIGEKFVLNGVATLFASLLKHYEIKLQGAAEDNPKSNNCVFEHPSSSQIAFVKRNS; encoded by the exons ATGGCACTTTCTTCCTCATGTGGATCAGACGCGCTCTTAGCGATTCTCTCTCACTCAAGATCCGAAGCTTGCAATCGAGTTCTTCTCAGGGACTTGGCCAACAGAGAATTCAATGCTTTCCTTTGGTTTTCCCTCATCGCGGTCACCGCTTTCCTGCTCAGCAGGGTGGTTAAGCTGCTCTGCTTATGGGCCAAGGCCAGGTCAATTCCTGGGCCTCCATGTCCCTCTTTCTACGGCCACTGCAAACTCATTTCCCGCGAAAATTTTACTG AAGTGTTGTCGGATTTGCACAAGAAATATGGGTCTGTTGTCAAGTTGTGGTTGGGTCCTACAAAGCTTTTAGTGTCAATAAAGGATCCAAATCTCATCAAAGAGATGCTACTAAAGGCTGCTGATAAATTGCCTTTGACTGGGAGGGCTTTCCATTTGCCCTTTGGAAGGTCAAGTCTCTTTGCTTCCCCTTTTGAGAAG GTGCAAAAGGGAAGGGAAGCATTATTCACAGAATTAACTGGAAAGTTTCCTGAGAGAGAAAATGTGGTTTGTACAAAAGCTGTGGACTGTATCTTGGAGAGGATACAGAATTTTATGGCTAAAGGCAGCGTTGAAagtaaaatggtttctcagcATATGGCTTTTACCATGTTAGGAGCCACGCTCTTTGGAGATGAATTTTTGGCTTGGTCCAAGGCAACTGTATATGAGGAGCTCTTTATGATGATTGCTAAAGATGCTTGTCTCTGGACTTCTTATAATGTTACTCCGTTTTGGAAGCATGGATTTTGGAAGTACCAGTCTCTATGCACAAAGTTGAAATGCTTAACGCAAGATATAATTCAACAGTGCAAAAAGAACTACATGCTATTTGGTCATATGGATCATAATCTCCGTGATGAAACAGAAATCTTGGGAAAGGAGGTTGCATCTGATGGACCATCTTGCTCTGAAGTTGTGATAGTAGATGCCTTATTCTTTCAGGAGCTTAATGGCCATCTTAATGCAACGGAAGAGGAACCATGTGGGAATCTTATGAGGATTATGTTCCATGGATGCCTTACCACAGCTCGTttgattaataatattttggtGAGCCTTGGTATGCATCCACAGATACAGGATAAG ATCTACTCAGAGATAACCATGGCACGAAATGgttcaattaaaaaagaccAACTGAATGTTGATAAGATGCTCTTATTATTGGCAACTATTTACGAATCTGCTCGTCTTGTGCCAGCTGGATCTTTGCTACAGAGATGTTCTCTCACACACG ACTTGAATCTTAAAAGTGGTGTAACCATACCAGCTGGAGCAGGACTGGTTGTGCCTGTACAGCTGGTACAGATGGATGATTGCAGTTGGGGAAATGATGCTAATGAATTTAATCCATATCGCTTTTTATCCAAGCCTGGAAAGGGATCTGATATTATGCTCAATAAATCAGTTTCAG GGGCTGCTGAAAACATTGTGAATCCTGTCGAGTGCTCCTTCAGTTTGAATGATCCAAATGCAAATACGGCCTTTCTTCCCTTTGGCTATGGCTTACATGCCTGTATTGGCGagaaatttgtactcaatggAGTGGCTACATTATTCGCATCATTGCTCAAACACTATGAG ATAAAGCTCCAGGGAGCAGCTGAGGATAACCCAAAATCGAACAACTGTGTGTTTGAGCATCCTTCTAGTTCACAGATAGCTTTTGTAAAAAGGAACAGCTGA
- the LOC109947239 gene encoding uncharacterized protein LOC109947239 has product MDDSSGTFKVEPSSPYYINNSDHPGLIIVPKPLNGDNFATWRRFMTVSLNAKNKLGFVDGTLKNPSLESNPDEHAVWMCFAAYYTKLKGLWDELASYTDSSTCTCVAHGDRNKLMQFLMGLNESYSAVRGQILLMNPLPSVRQAYASISQEEKQRTLGASRAAVGTSDTAAMAVRIGHPN; this is encoded by the exons ATGGATGATTCCTCTGGCACATTCAAGGTTGAACCTTCAAGTCCTTACTACATCAATAATTCAGATCATCCAGGTTTGATAATTGTACCAAAGCCTTTGAATGGAGATAATTTTGCGACGTGGCGCAGATTTATGACTGTTTCATTGAACGCAAAGAATAAATTGGGTTTCGTTGATGGAACTCTCAAAAATCCATCATTGGAATCCAATCCTGATGAACACGCGGTGTGGATGTGCT TTGCTGCCTATTACACCAAGTTGAAAGGTCTTTGGGATGAACTTGCTTCCTACACAGATTCTTCTACCTGTACCTGTGTAGCCCATGGTGATCGCAACAAACTCATGCAATTCCTTATGGGATTGAATGAGTCTTACAGTGCTGTTCGTGGCCAAATTCTCTTGATGAATCCCTTGCCGTCTGTTAGGCAAGCATATGCCTCAATTAGCCAAGAAGAAAAGCAACGCACGCTTGGAGCCTCACGAGCCGCTGTTGGAACCTCCGATACTGCTGCCATGGCTGTTAGAATTGGACATCCTAATTAG